One genomic window of Branchiostoma floridae strain S238N-H82 chromosome 4, Bfl_VNyyK, whole genome shotgun sequence includes the following:
- the LOC118414102 gene encoding carboxypeptidase E-like: protein MGKQPFSKPPTHEFLGPFLPTKEKSCWILLFVLAFEVNSIRGGDVKIDFSYHHYPDLSRVLNDTAASCHEISRVYSVGKSVEGRDLWVIEFSDNPGVHEPGEPEFRYVGNMHGNEAVGRELLVYLAQYLCSRYQAGDARIRQLIGQTRIHIMPSMNPDGFELAATLGPDSPRTSTSWGSYGRLNAGRIDLNRNFPDMLPVWLLQEKSQRRNHHVDIPEWYWDTQVAPETLSVILWSLSQPFVLAGSLHGGSVVVSYPFDSCGLRKVMRSYSEAPDDALFRKLAKVYVDGHRKMGKCGQVEPCNKRNFTCKGGMTNGAEWYCVSGGMQDFSYLVTNCLEMTFELSCDKYPDESELQTYWEDNKEALLSYMEAVHTGIKGFVRDGAGKGVPNATISVEGVDHDVATASDGDYWRLLLPGTHRVTASWEGFEQTRTCAVKDGSPATVCDFSFSATTTWFASKDDVTGAITEFTITPAQSGKHASSSFSLHSNSFLRYYQILVITLIVVWSS from the exons ATGGGGAAGCAACCGTTCTCAAAACCACCCACACACGAATTTCTTGGGCCGTTCCTGCCTACGAAAGAAAAGAGTTGCTGGATTTTGCTCTTCGTTCTTGCGTTTGAGGTAAATTCGATTCGCGGTGGCGATGTCAAGATTGACTTCAGCTATCATCACTACCCGGACCTGAGTAGGGTGTTGAACGACACCGCGGCCAGCTGCCACGAGATCTCGCGTGTTTACAGCGTGGGGAAGAGCGTGGAGGGACGAGACCTATGGGTGATAGAATTCAGCGACAATCCAGGTGTTCATGAGCCAG GGGAGCCCGAGTTCAGGTACGTTGGGAATATGCATGGGAACGAGGCTGTGGGAAGAGAGCTCCTGGTGTACCTGGCTCAGTACCTGTGCTCTCGTTACCAGGCTGGAGACGCCCGGATACGGCAGCTGATTGGCCAGACGCGGATTCACATCATGCCGTCCATGAACCCCGATGGGTTCGAACTGGCAGCGACGCTG GGCCCTGACAGCCCGCGTACCAGCACGTCCTGGGGCAGCTACGGCCGGCTGAACGCGGGCAGGATCGACCTGAACCGAAACTTCCCCGACATGCTGCCGGTCTGGCTCCTTCAGGAGAAGTCTCAGCGCCGAAACCACCATGTGGACATTCCCGAGTGGTACTGGGACACACAG GTCGCCCCGGAGACATTGTCTGTCATCTTATGGAGCTTGAGCCAACCGTTTGTCCTGGCGGGCAGCCTCCACGGAGGCAGCGTTGTCGTCAGCTATCCTTTCGACAGCTGTGGTCTCAG GAAAGTGATGCGGTCCTACTCGGAGGCGCCAGACGACGCCCTCTTCCGGAAGTTAGCTAAGGTGTATGTGGACGGGCACAGGAAGATGGGCAAGTGTGGGCAGGTGGAGCCCTGCAACAAACGGAACTTCACATGTAAGGGAGGGATGACCAACGGAGCCGAATGGTACTGCGTTTCTGGCG GTATGCAGGACTTCAGCTACCTGGTCACCAACTGTCTAGAGATGACATTTGAACTTAGTTGCGATAAGTACCCGGATGAAAGCGAGTTACAGACGTACTGGGAAGACAACAAGGAGGCCCTGCTGTCATACATGGAGGCG gTTCACACAGGCATCAAGGGGTTCGTGAGAGATGGGGCCGGGAAAGGTGTTCCCAACGCCACTATTTCTGTAGAAGGTGTGGATCATGACGTCGCCACAG CGTCTGACGGAGACTACTGGAGATTGCTTCTTCCGGGAACGCACAGGGTAACTGCATCATGGGAAGGTTTCGAACAGACCCGCACATGCGCAGTAAAAGACGGATCCCCTGCCACAGTCTGTGACTTTAGTTTCTCTGCAACTACGACGTGGTTTGCTTCAAAAGACGACGTAACAGGGGCGATTACTGAGTTTACCATAACTCCTGCTCAATCAGGAAAGCACGCATCAAGTAGTTTCAGTCTACATAGCAATTCATTTCTTCGTTATTATCAGATCCTGGTCATAACACTTATCGTAGTGTGGAGCTCATAG
- the LOC118414101 gene encoding leucine-rich glioma-inactivated protein 1-like, translating into MDTRSTAHVCLAASLLTVACLLVAGTAVPASHPDCPESCNCTVDKALCVNTLTVPRKIPTEVTSLTFIEAEFHKLATSSFSHLRTVYLLFFKSCTFQKIEDGAFDGMTSLRYLFIELSEIKYLSERAFTGLPSLMYLSLAYNDLSGLPVGLLNGLGSLIYLDVSHNPLVCDCRLKWLVDKLLSEEYFSPPFKCAGPAELQDRLSSKLTQDDFDCIKPEFHAFQSMDAVSMRVDIYKKKTTNERNIVVAEPEAGVCSILTWDHVEFTFKVYNNITAPSVVACTPVQMETDLFILAAQLYGGTRVFQFDSTRDNFVLFQTIDTVKPSDVETFSIDGTYYVAIADGAKGGTSAVYSWDGNQFTLVQELANLYREADFEFFQVDTQPYLIMLSSGRHPALYKWSRGDRQFIFEADIPFEEPVAAHSFVLDDDVYLCLTQFIGESKLLRWNTSTSGFQEYQVFKSRGAMVLQPLQVKEEYYLVLGSDYVLTEVYRWSPEDTKFIKSQDIELKTPRDFKVVTVTPEKEDSFLFVASFSEQTEIFRHVLVDLSQ; encoded by the exons ATGGACACCAGGAGTACAGCACATGTCTGCCTGGCGGCCTCACTTCTGACGGTAGCCTGCCTGCTGGTAGCCGGGACTGCCGTGCCCGCCTCCCACCCGGACTGCCCGGAGTCCTGTAACTGTACCGTGGACAAGGCCCTGTGCGTGAACACGCTGACTGTCCCGCGCAAAATCCCCACAGAGGTTACGTCTCT AACATTTATTGAAGCCGAATTCCACAAACTCGCCACATCATCATTCTCCCATCTCCGGACTGTCTACCTGCT TTTCTTCAAATCCTGCACATTTCAAAAGATTGAAGATGGGGCTTTTGACGGAATGACGAGTCTTCGGTACCT GTTTATCGAACTGAGCGAGATAAAGTATCTGTCAGAGCGGGCTTTCACCGGTTTGCCATCGCTAATGTACCT gtcgctggcgTACAATGATCTCTCTGGTCTTCCTGTTGGCCTGCTGAACGGTCTTGGTTCACTAATCTATCT GGATGTGTCCCATAACCCGCTGGTGTGTGACTGCCGACTGAAGTGGCTGGTAGACAAGCTCCTGTCAGAGGAGTACTTCTCCCCACCGTTCAAGTGCGCCGGTCCAGCGGAGCTCCAGGACAGACTGTCCTCCAAACTCACTCAGGACGACTTCGACTGCATCAAACCAG AGTTTCACGCCTTCCAGTCGATGGACGCAGTGTCCATGCGGGTTGATATCTACAAGAAGAAGACTACAAACGAGCGGAATATTGTGGTGGCCGAACCAGAAGCTGGCGTCTGCAGCATCCTCACCTGGGATCACGTGGAGTTCACTTTTAAA GTATATAATAACATCACAGCCCCGTCAGTGGTGGCGTGCACGCCCGTGCAAATGGAGACAGACCTGTTCATACTGGCTGCACAACTTTACGGGGGGACCAGGGTGTTTCAGTTCGACAG caccagagacaacTTCGTGTTGTTCCAGACCATCGACACGGTGAAGCCGAGTGACGTGGAGACGTTCAGCATTGACGGGACGTATTACGTGGCGATAGCGGACGGTGCCAAGGGAGGAACCAGCGCCGTGTACTCCTGGGACGGAAACCAGTTCACTCTGGTGCAG GAGCTTGCCAACTTGTACCGTGAGGCTGACTTCGAGTTCTTCCAAGTCGATACCCAGCCTTACCTGATCATGCTGAGCAGCGGGCGGCACCCCGCCCTCTACAAGTGGTCCCGCGGAGACAGGCAGTTCATATTCGAG GCCGACATTCCTTTTGAGGAGCCAGTAGCAGCGCACAGCTTCGTTCTTGACGATGATGTTTACCTCTGCCTTACACAATTCATCGGAGAATCCAAG CTGCTTCGTTGGAACACCTCCACATCCGGGTTCCAGGAGTACCAGGTGTTCAAGTCTCGGGGGGCCATGGTGCTTCAGCCGCTTCAGGTGAAGGAGGAGTATTACCTGGTACTGGGCAGTGACTACGTCCTGACTGAAGTCTACAGGTGGAGCCCGGAAGACACGAAGTTCATCAAAAGCCAG GATATTGAACTGAAGACCCCTCGAGACTTCAAAGTGGTGACCGTGACCCCGGAGAAAGAGGACAGTTTCCTGTTCGTGGCCAGCTTCAGTGAGCAGACCGAGATCTTCAGGCACGTTCTGGTGGACCTGAGCCAGTAG